The proteins below come from a single Panicum hallii strain FIL2 chromosome 7, PHallii_v3.1, whole genome shotgun sequence genomic window:
- the LOC112900287 gene encoding uncharacterized protein LOC112900287 isoform X1, with translation MEAAASSLSSLLSTLRVDGPWTPPGTWESVTPESGAARASGPGGRPRQESIYELASVSDNALVRLALHALYGVKSSLDEIDELFVLFSSNPADRTSNRVANVWSRSSSTMSVGHILKSIRATGLAVFFLCKFVHFYLIQNRERNCAGRERHECEDSDDRDTEQHQPFSLVNQAFAAAVEKVLEGYFCSLNTLPASVKLRRAADQSGMPSKISDGASCNSTSEVTLLEVYLHTEELRRHVKSLGNICFPKFAGLTLCQEGLNTEANVEFENFPRGSDLLSYLYVHLRDADPVHYGLLKHLFIRSCEPYFNFIKSWIYRASVDDPYEEFLITQTENKETRGDSSDILDEFTLFPLKQGRNHVSAPCFLKEICHPLLRTGQQLQVLMRLLKSCHLSATGGDAYPSHNIIHMEGVLPWFYMPTESSMNSFTFSKGSVEAVTCKRDAMYQLMMGKLQHFFSNVEVIPFDTASNFLHKKTDHLATSISDAELCYYGDSDTALACNMGADEKNNDAPPTSQESSDKEDLLESSDKEDLLESSECSSYTSMDDVEVESATACDNLSGSTSYCTSTGEAKCSLVTRKLLSSDADSVHHGINCVSPIDECEECGKLNCRHVPMHSQNTKHNVVPDALDLDYQYSQFSPFDRFMKRTSCSSEKMNSVEEFLYTNHKNSLEKASHGNVVYPLHSGSGPSRLLNSKNYEKFGKINQAWNTSIPYNLSFNPILKNAACCHTESDLQHKSKNRALGSFDFESVTDPCEVYCGRNPSCPVESVNGAATVVQPSTQPSQQPDCSRKILQAEARSQAYPTSSEEMAARDNIQENASGGAFWEKLLQYNDKSKEKTAVDFNPQFDMPLDIVIDKCIIQEVLLQYKYVSSFTIKLLEEGFDLYAHLLALRRYHFMELADWADSFICSIYHKKWSFVKSDQKRAEIQGIMDLALQRSSCDSDPYKERLFIYMREQPTVSFDASACAYSLLPGLDLLDEILLGYKAEWPVNIVITEDTLKIYSEIFCYLLQVRFAVFSLTEVWRFLKELTQFVGRSNHSTPDVFKKLNFVMRVRHKVYHFLSTLQQYLHCHLSDISWRRFQHSLKNQVRDILDLEYVHMCYITDALDICFLSDESKQVATIIKSMLQLALELRSCFQSLGDTSDLSVNQLSNLHSLINFSQVDAIGTRFDSNIKDLYILHSKSSKYGELGLSLFWGYLNYNEYHSTKNSKDMGSFCF, from the exons ATGGAGGCGGCCGCCTCCAGCCTCTCGTCGCTGCTCTCCACCCTCCGCGTGGACGGTCCCTGGACGCCGCCGGGAACCTGGGAGTCGGTCACCCCCGAGAGCGGCGCCGCTCGTGCCTCGGGCCCCGGAGGGCGCCCCCGTCAGGAGTCGATCTACGAGCTCGCATCGGTTAGT GATAATGCTTTGGTTCGTTTGGCTTTACATGCGCTGTATGGTGTCAAATCATCGTTAGATGAGATCGATGAGCTTTTTGTGCTGTTCTCCTCGAATCCGGCAGACAGGACCTCTAATCGTGTCGCAAATGTCTGGTCACGTTCATCCAGCACTATGTCTGTGGGGCATATTCTCAAATCTATACGCGCTACAGGTCTTGCGGTATTTTTCCTTTGCAAGTTTGTGCACTTTTACCTTATCCAAAATCGAGAAAGGAATTGCGCAGGTAGAGAAAGACATGAATGTGAAGATTCTGATGATAGAGACACTGAGCAGCATCAGCCTTTCAGTCTAGTAAACCAAGCATTTGCCGCAGCAGTTGAAAAGGTCCTCGAGGGCTATTTCTGTTCCTTGAATACTTTACCCGCATCAGTTAAGCTGAGGCGTGCAGCGGACCAATCTGGTATGCCTTCCAAGATTTCAGATGGAGCGAGTTGTAATTCCACTTCAGAAGTCACTCTTCTGGAAGTTTATCTACACACAGAGGAATTAAGAAGGCATGTTAAGTCCCTTGGAAATATTTGTTTCCCTAAGTTTGCAGGTCTTACGTTGTGCCAGGAGGGTTTGAATACTGAAGCAAATGTTGAGTTTGAGAATTTCCCACGGGGCAGCGATTTGCTTTCCTATTTGTATGTCCATCTTCGT GATGCTGATCCAGTTCACTATGGACTTCTGAAACATCTTTTCATTCGCTCTTGTGAGCCATACTTTAACTTCATTAAGTCATGGATTTACCGAGCTTCTGTCGATGACCCTTATGAGGAATTTCTTATTACACAAACTGAGAATAAGGAGACTCGAGGAGACTCTTCTGACATACTAGATGAGTTCACCCTCTTTCCCTTGAAG CAGGGAAGAAATCATGTATCTGCCCCATGTTTTCTAAAGGAGATATGTCATCCTCTCTTGCGTACTGGGCAGCAGCTTCAAGTGCTCATGAGGCTTCTAAAATCATGCCATTTATCTGCTACCGGAGGAGATGCTTATCCCTCCCACAATATTATTCATATGGAGGGAGTTCTCCCATGGTTTTATATGCCAACTGAGTCCTCAATGAATTCATTTACATTCTCAAAAGGTAGCGTGGAGGCAGTAACATGCAAAAGGGATGCTATGTACCAGTTGATGATGGGGAAACTCCAACATTTTTTCTCAAATGTTGAG GTGATTCCTTTTGATACTGCATCGAACTTCCTACATAAGAAGACGGACCATCTGGCTACATCAATTTCAGATGCTGAGCTGTGCTATTATGGAGACAGTGATACTGCACTAGCTTGCAATAT GGGTGCAGATGAGAAAAATAATGATGCACCTCCAACTTCACAAGAATCTTCAGATAAAGAGGATCTGTTGGAATCTTCAGATAAAGAGGATCTGTTGGAATCTTCAGAATGCTCTTCTTATACATCTATGGATGATGTTGAAGTTGAGAGTGCTACAGCTTGCGACAATTTGTCTGGTTCCACATCATACTGTACAAGTACAGGTGAAGCAAAATGTTCCTTGGTAACCAGAAAGCTGCTTTCTTCCGATGCCGATTCAGTTCACCATGGGATAAATTGTGTCAGCCCTATTGATGAATGCGAGGAATGTGGCAAGTTGAATTGCAGACATGTTCCTATGCACTCACAGAATACTAAGCATAATGTGGTGCCTGATGCTTTAGACCTGGATTATCAGTATAGCCAGTTTTCACCATTTGACAGGTTTATGAAGAGAACCAGTTGCTCGTCTGAAAAAATGAATTCGGTTGAGGAGTTCTTATATACCAATCACAAAAATTCATTAGAGAAAGCATCACATGGTAATGTAGTTTATCCATTACATTCTGGTTCAGGGCCTTCTAGACTACTGAACAGTAAAAACTATGAGAAGTTTGGTAAGATAAATCAAGCATGGAATACTAGTATTCCTTACAATCTTAGTTTCAACCCCATACTGAAGAATGCAGCTTGTTGTCATACGGAGAGCGACTTGCAACATAAAAGCAAGAACAGGGCACTTGGCAGCTTTGATTTCGAGTCAGTCACAGATCCATGTGAAGTATATTGTGGACGGAACCCGTCCTGCCCAGTTGAGTCTGTAAATGGAGCAGCAACAGTTGTACAGCCCAGTACACAGCCTTCTCAACAGCCTGATTGTTCTAGAAAGATCCTTCAAGCTGAGGCAAGAAGTCAGGCATACCCTACTTCTTCAGAAGAAATGGCAGCAAGAGATAATATTCAGGAAAATGCTTCCGGTGGGGCATTCTGGGAGAAGTTATTACAATATAATGATAAATCAAAAGAAAAAACAGCTGTGGATTTTAATCCACAGTTTGATATGCCCCTTGATATAGTTATTGACAAGTGCATTATACAAGAAGTTTTGCTTCA ATATAAATATGTTAGCagcttcacaataaagttgcttGAGGAGGGTTTTGATCTTTATGCACATCTGCTAGCTCTGCGGCGATATCATTTCATGGAATTAGCTGACTGGGCAGATTCCTTTATTTGTTCAATTTATCATAAG AAATGGTCATTTGTTAAGTCTGACCAGAAAAGAGCGGAGATCCAAGGGATTATGGACTTGGCTTTGCAAAGGTCTTCATGTGATTCTGATCCTTATAAGGAAAGATTGTTTATATACATGAGAGAGCAACCCACTGTTTCTTTTGATGCCTCTGCATGTG CCTATTCTTTACTGCCAGGTCTTGATTTGCTGGATGAAATCTTGTTGGGTTATAAAGCTGAATGGCCAGTGAATATTGTCATTACAGAAGACACACTTAAAATATATTCTGAAATATTCTGTTATCTTCTTCAAGTCAGGTTTGCAGTGTTTTCACTAACCGAAGTATGGAGATTTCTAAAG GAGTTAACACAGTTCGTCGGTCGCTCCAACCATAGTACACCTGATGTCTTCAAGAAATTGAACTTTGTAATGAGAGTGAG GCATAAAGTTTATCACTTTCTATCAACACTACAGCAGTATCTCCATTGTCATTTATCTGATATATCATGGCGTCGATTTCAACATTCCCTTAAAAATCAG GTGAGAGATATACTGGATCTGGAGTATGTGCATATGTGTTATATTACCGATGCACTTGACAT ATGTTTCTTATCTGATGAGTCAAAGCAAGTTGCCACGATAATAAAAAGCATGCTGCAGCTGGCTTTGGAGTTACGATCATGTTTTCAGAGTCTTGGTGACACTAGTGATTTATCAGTAAATCAACTCAGTAATCTGCACTCTCTTATAAACTTCTCTCAG GTGGATGCAATTGGAACAAGGTTTGACAGTAACATCAAAGatttgtatattttgcattCAAAGTCTTCGAAATATGGGGAGCTTGGTCTTTCCCTTTTCTGGGGGTATCTGAATTACAATGAGTACCATTCTACAAAAAACAGTAAGGATATGGGCAGCTTCTGTTTTTGA